Proteins from a genomic interval of Symmachiella macrocystis:
- a CDS encoding OmpA/MotB family protein, giving the protein MSSPLRIMMFCAVGAMAFSHSGCTAVPRNQLSQSQNRARQLYEQNQALAADRQQIHNQAATLAAQQQQLEQELQSLRVAKQTDEQLLVSAQSERDKLRSRYTNLLDTTRNAANPLSAESTRQFQDLARRYPNFEFDPQTGVSKFHSDVWFSSGSAQVQKNSQELLTEFSNILNQGDAQDLNILVVGHTDDRRIAKASTKSKHPSNLHLSAHRAINVCDSLASHGLRRERMGIAGYGPYQPLAPNKDNESRQKNRRVEIFVLAPNAPIASLSSDNSIQ; this is encoded by the coding sequence GTGTCTTCCCCTCTGCGAATCATGATGTTTTGTGCTGTAGGCGCGATGGCGTTTAGCCATTCGGGTTGCACTGCGGTTCCCCGCAATCAGTTGTCGCAAAGCCAAAACCGGGCGCGGCAATTGTACGAACAAAACCAAGCCTTGGCCGCCGACCGCCAACAAATCCATAACCAAGCTGCCACGCTGGCTGCTCAGCAGCAACAATTGGAGCAAGAACTCCAATCGCTACGCGTGGCCAAACAAACGGATGAGCAATTGTTGGTCAGCGCTCAAAGTGAACGGGACAAATTGCGGTCGCGGTACACGAATCTGTTAGACACCACTCGCAATGCGGCCAACCCGCTCTCGGCTGAATCGACGCGGCAGTTTCAAGATTTGGCCCGTCGCTACCCGAACTTCGAATTTGATCCGCAAACCGGCGTGAGCAAGTTTCACTCCGATGTCTGGTTCTCTTCCGGTAGTGCCCAAGTGCAAAAGAATTCGCAAGAACTGCTGACAGAATTCTCTAATATCTTAAATCAAGGGGATGCCCAAGATTTGAATATCTTAGTTGTGGGTCACACCGACGATCGACGCATTGCGAAAGCGAGCACGAAATCCAAACACCCCAGCAACTTGCACCTTTCCGCCCACCGTGCGATTAACGTCTGCGACTCTCTGGCAAGCCACGGGTTGCGGCGTGAACGGATGGGGATTGCCGGTTACGGCCCGTACCAACCCCTGGCCCCGAATAAAGATAACGAGTCGCGACAGAAAAATCGTCGCGTCGAGATCTTCGTATTGGCCCCCAATGCACCGATCGCCAGCCTGAGTTCGGATAACAGTATTCAGTAG
- a CDS encoding DUF1501 domain-containing protein, which produces MSGYNPQAAQHPVFARRTALQAGAVGLLGLGMNHLDALHAATRVEGKYAAVEPTAKACIYIFLSGGLAQQDSFDLKPQAPAEIRGDFQPIATQTPGIEICEHLPLLAQRSNDWSVVRSLTHPTNGHTLGHYYMLTGRSVTNPGFVGDRKPRPGDWPSIASMVGDALPPRNDNLPPAVVLPERLVHWSGGVIPGAYGGQMGRRRDPFFIEASPYGDPMWRGAYPEYTFPNQSKKPPGSPDARTYQAPNLKLPQGLSPKRMDRRLDLLASIDDQRRAMERSAEGRSYDLHRQSAISLLSNHKVQQAFDVTRADDKIQERYGRNSFGWSLLMAYRLVSAGVNLVQVNLGNNETWDTHGDAFPRLRDKLFPPTDRALCALMDDLKNSGQFDSTLIVMGSEFGRTPKISHLTDSFFGPGRDHWGAVQSVFFAGGGVRGGTVIGSSDKQAGYPAADPQTPDNMAATIYHALGIPKTAAWYDDTGRPHHIYTGVPIDGLLG; this is translated from the coding sequence ATGAGCGGATACAACCCACAAGCAGCACAACATCCGGTGTTCGCCAGACGGACTGCATTGCAGGCCGGTGCGGTGGGATTGCTCGGTCTGGGAATGAATCACCTCGACGCGCTGCATGCAGCGACACGGGTCGAGGGAAAATACGCCGCCGTGGAACCGACCGCTAAGGCGTGCATCTATATCTTTTTATCCGGCGGCTTAGCGCAACAAGATAGTTTCGACCTCAAGCCGCAGGCCCCTGCCGAAATTCGCGGCGACTTTCAGCCGATTGCCACGCAGACACCGGGAATCGAAATCTGCGAACATCTACCGTTGTTGGCGCAGCGGAGCAACGACTGGTCGGTCGTCCGTTCGTTGACGCATCCCACCAACGGACACACGCTCGGTCATTATTATATGCTCACCGGTCGCTCCGTGACCAATCCCGGATTTGTGGGAGACCGCAAACCGCGTCCGGGCGATTGGCCCTCCATTGCTTCCATGGTCGGGGATGCCTTGCCACCGCGCAACGATAACCTGCCGCCGGCGGTCGTCTTGCCCGAGCGACTCGTGCATTGGTCGGGCGGCGTGATTCCCGGTGCCTATGGCGGGCAGATGGGCCGTCGCCGTGATCCGTTTTTTATCGAAGCGTCTCCCTATGGCGATCCCATGTGGCGGGGTGCCTATCCGGAATACACCTTTCCCAACCAGTCCAAAAAACCGCCCGGCAGTCCGGATGCCCGTACCTATCAAGCACCCAACTTAAAACTGCCACAGGGGCTATCGCCCAAACGCATGGATCGCCGATTGGATTTGCTCGCTTCGATTGATGACCAACGGCGGGCGATGGAGAGATCGGCCGAAGGCCGGTCGTACGATCTGCATCGTCAATCCGCCATCTCGCTGTTGTCCAATCACAAAGTCCAACAGGCCTTCGATGTGACCCGCGCTGATGACAAAATCCAAGAACGTTACGGCCGCAACAGTTTTGGCTGGTCGTTGTTGATGGCTTATCGCCTTGTGTCGGCGGGCGTGAATTTGGTGCAGGTCAATCTTGGTAACAACGAAACCTGGGACACGCACGGCGATGCGTTTCCGCGACTGAGGGACAAACTCTTCCCGCCCACCGACCGAGCCTTGTGCGCGCTGATGGATGATCTGAAAAACAGCGGTCAATTTGATAGTACGCTGATCGTCATGGGGAGCGAATTCGGCCGGACGCCGAAAATTTCACATTTGACCGACAGCTTTTTTGGTCCGGGCCGTGACCACTGGGGAGCGGTACAATCGGTTTTCTTTGCCGGCGGAGGTGTCCGCGGTGGGACCGTCATCGGCTCGTCGGACAAACAAGCCGGCTATCCCGCAGCCGACCCACAGACACCGGACAACATGGCGGCCACCATCTATCACGCACTGGGTATTCCCAAAACAGCGGCGTGGTACGATGACACCGGACGCCCACACCATATCTACACCGGCGTACCGATCGATGGACTGTTGGGTTAG